The genomic segment TTCCATGATAACCATATACCCTGACATCAATGAAGTCCATGTAACAACGTTTCTGGTGGACAACTGATCAAATAATTTGTGACCATGAGAGAAACTGCTGCATTTGAAGTGCATATCAACAAGGGCACTATCAACTATAATGTTGGACTTGATATGGCACTTAATCATCACAGCGTGGGCTCTCATTCCGTGTTCCAGCGATGCTAACGCAGAACAAGCTCTAAACACTGAAGCAAATGTATTAAGGTCCGGAAATATTCTGTTGTGTCTCATATCATAGTAAATATAAAGCCCATCTTGTTCCATACCCTTTTGCACATACCCAGATATCATGGCATTCCAGGGAATCAAATCCCCCTTACATTGCAAACAACGAAAGAGAATCGCAGCAGTTTGAAGATCCCTTGATAAGGCGTAAAGTATCAACAACTTGACTTTCAAATACTCATTGGGAGCAAATCCTACAACAACCATCTGAGCATTATCCTTTTCCCTTTACCatattcctttctttctttgcaTTCCTGCATAAGTCTCAGGCTGTACTTGCAACCACACGCTATGCCACAATAACCCAATAGCTTCTTTCAATCTCCCAGTAACACAAAGAACCTTTAGTGTCTTATCcagcttctctttctttctctgattCTCCACCTGAAAGCTAGAAACATGTTACAGGTGAAGAACCAAAATTTGATCTATCAATCAACGTAAAGCTTCAGACTTTATACAACCTCATAAGAAATGATCATAGCGTCATTGGACCAACTTAAGCATAAGTATATAACAGGGCTCAGCATTCATACCGACAAAAGAAGTAAGAGttgtaattttggaaaaaaaactgaaattgtggtattttgaggaatttctattttattattttcagcaAATATGGTCTATAATTATGCCATTTTAGCAAATAACCCTTTACCTATgttcttatatattattaccAGTGTTCAACAAAGCACTAGGCGGTATCTGGGTGATGACCCAACGTAGAGCGTCTAGAACGCCTAATTggggcctagacggtttttaggcggtttaggcgtttacaacataaaacatgttatatatgaaattatgtacaaatatatgttagaaaaataaaaaaattataaattataaacaaaagtaagaaaaatacatttatttaatttatattaacaacatataaacatttataattacgtatacagatataaaacttaataatttaactatatgtggttaaaaatcaaaaatatatattaaatttaaattaatgtaattttaagcggttcaGGCAGTCATCTAAGcttctgctgagcgcctaggcGCTGTCTAGTATTGATAAtaacttttataataaatttgtaaatcTCTAGAACAAACTTTTACAGTAATATTTTTTGATGCGCCAATAAGATCATGCGTGAACCGCACTCGCTTACACGTATTatattttctctataaaaagATCACTATTAAATCtctactaaaattaattaaatgcttTCTCATTTAGAAAATTAGGCAATTAAGAGCTCTTTCTACCATGTGTAACTATTTTACAtatttctctataaaaaaaaattatctaacaCATCATGAGATAGAGCATGAGCACACGCGGCGCTTACAATTACTCTATCTCTTATAGTAAATGTATGCAATCTGTGTTTGATTTGCCTTAGATTGTCATTACACTCTCAAtagattttgtatatgtttatatGACTGAATCATTTAATTATATCTATCTTGATTCTCCATTTTTCATATACAAACAAGAGTTAGGAATTAATAAATCCTTAGTTTTTTACTAAGCTTAGCCTAAGGTTTATGGTGTGTAGATAGATCTTCAGATTTTATTAATACACAATCTTTGACACGTTGCGCTCTCAATCTAACTTTTTTAAACTCTCAACCCCTATCTCTTCTTATATAAGAAGGGACACCCTCCCAAAACCAAAGATCATAGCAACAACAAAGTCATTATAgtctaaacccaaaaaatcaaGTGCTTCTTGAGAGAAATGGATAACTTGATCGTTTTTGCAGATGAAGACGACAACCAACAACTGAATGGAGTGAAGCCCCCACCGCGAGCATGTGCAAGGTGTAGCTCCAACAACACCAAGTTCTGCTACTTCAACAACTATCGCGTGTCCCAGCCACGCTACTTCTGCAAGAGATGTCGTAGATATTGGACTCATGGTGGGGCTTTAAGGAACGTACCAATTGGTGGAGGCTGCCGTAAAGCCAAGCGGGCTTGGATAGATAAGTCTCCTGTCTCTCGTATGGTTTCTCCTGACATCCAACAGGTTACTCCTGACATCCAACAGGTTAATCATCAACCTTTCTCGTATGTTCAAGAAAACAATGAGTTTGTTGGATCTTttggtgcttcttcttcttctgttgcttcTGGTACGGTTGGAAACCATTTCGGTTCTTTGTCTGATATTCGTGGTGGTATGGTACCAAATGTGCCTCCTCCACCTCAAAGTTTCCAACCAAATTATCGCCTAGATTTTCAAAATGGACCATTTGAAAATGATTATTACAATGTTGGATCCAGTACTAATCCTTTCATAAACCAATCAATTGGTGGTGGTTATGTTGATAATCACAACGGTTATGGCATGGAGCCATACAAGTGGAACCAGAGCTTCAACAACACTCTGAGCATGAATCATGACGCCAGCACTACTGGAAGCAGAGGATCTGACATGACCATGATGAACAacgacaacaaaaacaagatcagATACAACAGTGTGATTAAGCATCCTTGTCATATAGAGAAGCATGGTCCATAAGACTCTTAACCGTATAAACtgttttctatttataataaaataaaagtcaaatgtttctcttttatgttttctattgtttttttttttaagtttgcatcttttgtttcttaaaaattcAGAAATAAATTGcttatctgatttttttatttttccttggtataataatatcaattatctatttttcctttaaatttaATGTATAATTGTCTAGTAATCACCAGTTCGTTTCATTGTTTTGCAATCCGCATATATCTTTCTTGATTATGTTATATGGTTATAATTAGGTGTCTTGAgccaaatcacaaactaattttcagagtattttaaaaacatgattGGAGCGGAAACAAATTACGTCCAACATAAATCGTTATGTAATTTCAATAGGGACTGAGACAATCTAAGTCAACCTCAGTCCTCATCAATGGCACTAGATAATTAATTTCTTGAAAAGTTAAGTAACTTCCTTTTTACcaaatttacttttatattattctataaatgactttttttttgtttaatgattcGATTGAAATTGGGGTTCTTTttactaaatattatttatttgacataaataattatatatttatttcaataaTAGATAGTTAATAAagagaaatataaattaataattttaaaaactacatttattatattatcatttatttggtcaaaatcaattattaatagatatataaaactaataagTTTAAAACAAATTCCTAAAATGTCAATTTAGTAGttgttaaataataaagtaGATAGATAATCTAAATAAAGTGAGCTTACATATCTGTTATGACCAATCAATAATGATGTAAAACTtagaaaaatttgaaatgtattgccttaaatataatatttatagtctTATTTGGGTGAAAATGAATTACTCTCaatttcttttgtcaacaatttaatgaatttctatgtttttaataaaaaaataattgatttttgagaaagaaaaaaaaaagtgactagTTTCCTAATTTATGTATTTCTAggtaactataaatatatgggAAGAAccatagaaaatattataaataggTACAAGCAGTTGGCAAGAAAAATATGTTATCTTAGATTTTCCTAGAACCAAAGCTGCTACtttcttaaattttgtttgaaacGTTGTCGAGATATGCTATAGTTGTTGAAATAATAGAACTTGGTATTATCActaattttatgtatttctaggtaactatatatatatgggaagaaccatagaaaaatattatataatggTACAAACTGTTGCCAAGAAAAATATGTTATCTCAGATTTTCCTAAAACCAAAGCTGCCACTTTCTTAAATGTTGTTTGAAACGTTGTTGAGATGTGTTATAGTTGTTGAAATAATAGGTATTATCAGAATTAGGACTCAGACCCCGCGATGTCGCGGGGGAAGtattccaaaaaagaaattaaatttaaattatatattatga from the Camelina sativa cultivar DH55 chromosome 12, Cs, whole genome shotgun sequence genome contains:
- the LOC104731607 gene encoding dof zinc finger protein DOF4.5-like; amino-acid sequence: MDNLIVFADEDDNQQLNGVKPPPRACARCSSNNTKFCYFNNYRVSQPRYFCKRCRRYWTHGGALRNVPIGGGCRKAKRAWIDKSPVSRMVSPDIQQVTPDIQQVNHQPFSYVQENNEFVGSFGASSSSVASGTVGNHFGSLSDIRGGMVPNVPPPPQSFQPNYRLDFQNGPFENDYYNVGSSTNPFINQSIGGGYVDNHNGYGMEPYKWNQSFNNTLSMNHDASTTGSRGSDMTMMNNDNKNKIRYNSVIKHPCHIEKHGP